The proteins below are encoded in one region of Myxococcales bacterium:
- a CDS encoding VCBS repeat-containing protein, translating into MSPRTLSVSVIFTAALVSQSALATGGDGWPAMAHDQKRSARSSGVGAISATPSVAWKRSVGGALAENQVVTHDIDGDGAKDVVMVSSGSVVARRANDTQLWKSENIGARRVIAVADLDGQGPPEVIATGASPLGLYVLNAQTGATLWYKATGTIAIDALVVPNPSGGQRLFLSEQLGALIGYAFSSGVTTPAQNQIWQAAGAPWSIDMAAGDLDGDGKLELIRGYDRGFVAYDAATGGVRCDQAGLVTGTIAPTYFPAFSAVDVDGDNRAEVVLYDYSYYYSEDAGVFVVSCNGAGATLTPTLRWKDQYVTDTTPGSGNDVEVKQVRYLGDAVANLDGAGSAEIVYSVWDAASSTWTTVVKNAASGATLASKSGEVLEGVADVDDDGKPDVLLREASGVGSFPKPFFSKLRAYSFSGSALVDKGWALDGARAATVSARRSMLVTGGAGQVLARQNVNGAADAAAEAYVFQKALAASITDARPGALLAVHGSNGLILFKYAFPDGITGAVHLLDSGISAAGAAAQSLVMLTDGGLRVLDNQLLQKNELRPGNHSKLVSVASLDGTSNKVFAVESSDALVAIDGTLLDTKGVPVTTWRLPDAAQPESRGYVNAPGMLLPKTGGGARLVVRGHSTASYEETALVALEASGSEAWRKDIGAGRSVAGFDNFELLDDLDGDGTQDFFLTELDAKSEQQLVIRKGTDGSSMVTRPVGDLFPPSGVYLQGHAAADINGDGKLDIVSALHGSWFVGIDVSKAGTGTPSQGFVQLFRTGNGPNGQAMFGQLDADTEIDIVRVASQNAFGAYERRSLAGVVEASYTPPTQVVAGSDANTAALMRRPGVVGAEDLVWSGMAGNALGAVARVGGATMTEVWFDYLAGGAVYAKASPPAKRSALYAPIAVDLDGDGDDELVLGSDDGYLYALDGATGALVWSLSLGAPVVHVIAADLDKDDKVELLCAVDDGTLVAIDATGSYTNDVQPDPPDAGVGGSAGVGGVGASGGAAGNDAGPGGSGGTGASTSGGTGGSSTGGAGAASGGKGGGSGSGDDGGCGCRAAGADSKLGMLALIALTLGAFGRRRRRPRG; encoded by the coding sequence ATGTCCCCGCGCACTCTCTCGGTCTCGGTGATTTTTACGGCTGCGCTCGTCAGCCAGTCGGCTCTTGCTACCGGCGGTGACGGCTGGCCCGCCATGGCTCACGACCAGAAGCGCAGCGCGCGCTCGAGCGGAGTCGGCGCCATCAGCGCGACGCCCAGCGTGGCGTGGAAGCGATCCGTCGGTGGCGCGCTCGCGGAGAATCAGGTCGTCACCCACGACATCGACGGCGATGGCGCGAAGGACGTCGTGATGGTCTCGTCCGGCTCCGTCGTCGCTCGCCGCGCCAACGACACTCAGCTCTGGAAGAGTGAGAACATCGGCGCGCGGCGGGTGATCGCCGTCGCCGATCTGGATGGTCAGGGCCCGCCGGAGGTCATCGCCACCGGCGCGAGCCCGCTCGGGCTGTACGTGCTGAACGCTCAGACCGGCGCGACGCTCTGGTACAAAGCCACGGGAACAATCGCCATCGATGCCCTCGTGGTGCCGAATCCTTCCGGCGGCCAGCGCTTGTTTCTCAGCGAACAACTCGGCGCGCTGATTGGCTACGCGTTCTCGAGCGGCGTGACGACGCCGGCGCAAAATCAGATCTGGCAAGCCGCGGGCGCCCCGTGGTCCATCGACATGGCGGCGGGGGATCTCGACGGCGACGGCAAGCTGGAGTTGATCCGCGGTTACGATCGCGGCTTCGTGGCCTACGACGCCGCCACGGGCGGCGTGCGCTGTGATCAGGCGGGCCTGGTCACCGGCACCATCGCTCCCACGTATTTTCCGGCGTTCTCGGCGGTCGACGTGGATGGAGACAATCGAGCCGAGGTCGTGCTCTACGACTACAGCTACTACTACAGCGAGGACGCTGGAGTGTTCGTGGTGTCGTGCAACGGCGCCGGCGCAACGCTGACGCCGACCCTGCGCTGGAAGGACCAGTACGTCACCGACACGACGCCGGGCTCGGGCAACGACGTCGAGGTGAAACAGGTGCGGTATCTCGGTGACGCCGTGGCCAACCTGGACGGCGCCGGCAGCGCCGAGATCGTCTACTCGGTGTGGGACGCGGCAAGCTCCACCTGGACCACGGTCGTCAAGAACGCTGCCAGCGGCGCGACGCTCGCGTCCAAGAGCGGCGAGGTGCTCGAAGGCGTCGCGGACGTCGACGACGACGGCAAGCCGGACGTGCTGTTGCGCGAAGCGAGCGGCGTCGGCAGCTTTCCGAAGCCTTTTTTCAGCAAGCTGCGGGCGTACTCGTTTTCGGGCAGCGCGCTCGTCGACAAGGGTTGGGCGCTGGATGGTGCGCGCGCCGCGACGGTCAGCGCGCGCCGCTCGATGCTCGTGACCGGAGGCGCGGGGCAGGTCCTCGCGCGGCAGAACGTCAACGGTGCGGCCGACGCGGCGGCGGAGGCGTACGTGTTCCAGAAGGCGCTCGCGGCTTCGATCACCGACGCGCGGCCCGGTGCGCTCCTGGCAGTGCACGGCTCGAACGGGCTCATCTTGTTCAAGTATGCGTTCCCGGACGGCATCACCGGGGCCGTGCACCTGCTCGACTCGGGCATCAGCGCGGCGGGGGCGGCGGCGCAGTCGCTGGTGATGCTAACGGATGGCGGGCTGCGGGTGCTCGACAATCAGCTGTTGCAAAAGAACGAGCTCAGGCCGGGCAATCACTCCAAGCTCGTCAGCGTCGCGAGCTTGGATGGGACGAGCAACAAAGTATTCGCCGTCGAGTCTTCGGACGCGCTGGTTGCCATCGACGGCACGTTGCTCGACACCAAGGGGGTGCCGGTGACGACCTGGCGCCTGCCGGACGCCGCGCAGCCCGAGTCCCGGGGTTACGTCAACGCTCCGGGCATGCTGTTGCCAAAGACCGGCGGTGGCGCGCGGCTCGTGGTGCGGGGTCACTCCACCGCCAGCTACGAGGAGACGGCGCTGGTGGCGCTCGAAGCGAGCGGCTCCGAGGCCTGGCGCAAGGACATCGGTGCCGGGCGGAGCGTGGCCGGGTTCGACAACTTCGAGCTGCTCGACGATCTCGATGGCGACGGCACGCAGGATTTTTTCCTGACCGAGCTCGACGCCAAGAGTGAGCAGCAGCTGGTGATCCGAAAGGGCACCGACGGCAGCTCGATGGTCACGCGGCCGGTCGGCGATCTTTTCCCACCGAGCGGGGTGTATCTGCAGGGGCACGCCGCGGCGGACATCAATGGTGACGGTAAGCTCGACATCGTGTCGGCGCTGCACGGCTCGTGGTTCGTGGGTATCGACGTCTCGAAGGCCGGCACAGGCACGCCCAGCCAGGGTTTCGTGCAGCTGTTCCGCACTGGCAACGGGCCGAATGGTCAGGCGATGTTCGGTCAACTCGACGCGGACACGGAGATCGACATCGTGCGGGTGGCGTCGCAGAACGCGTTCGGTGCTTACGAACGACGCTCGCTCGCGGGTGTGGTCGAAGCGAGTTACACGCCCCCGACGCAGGTGGTGGCCGGATCGGACGCCAACACGGCGGCCTTGATGCGGCGTCCTGGGGTGGTCGGCGCAGAGGATCTGGTCTGGTCGGGCATGGCGGGAAACGCCCTGGGTGCCGTGGCGCGCGTGGGCGGTGCAACGATGACCGAGGTCTGGTTCGACTATCTGGCGGGCGGCGCGGTCTACGCGAAGGCATCCCCGCCCGCAAAACGCTCGGCGCTGTATGCGCCGATCGCGGTCGACCTCGACGGCGACGGGGACGACGAGCTCGTGCTCGGTTCGGACGACGGATACTTGTACGCACTCGATGGCGCGACCGGCGCGCTGGTTTGGTCGCTTTCGCTGGGTGCACCGGTCGTCCACGTGATCGCGGCAGATCTCGACAAGGACGACAAGGTCGAGCTCCTGTGTGCGGTCGACGACGGCACGCTGGTCGCGATCGACGCCACGGGCAGCTACACCAACGACGTGCAGCCGGATCCGCCCGACGCGGGCGTGGGCGGCAGCGCTGGAGTCGGTGGTGTCGGCGCGAGCGGTGGCGCGGCGGGCAACGACGCGGGGCCGGGAGGAAGCGGCGGCACGGGCGCTTCGACGAGCGGCGGCACGGGTGGCTCGAGCACGGGAGGCGCTGGTGCGGCGAGCGGCGGCAAGGGCGGCGGCTCCGGATCGGGCGACGATGGCGGCTGTGGTTGTCGGGCGGCGGGCGCTGACTCGAAGCTCGGAATGCTCGCGCTGATCGCCCTGACGTTGGGGGCGTTCGGTCGTCGGCGTCGACGCCCTCGCGGCTGA
- a CDS encoding DUF2079 domain-containing protein, with the protein MPDEVPLLTRFARVATLGAVLSVALTTAALFAFGKDWVPKFISGNELEMAHRMRLIRWTLGAAGVGALFAVIAELVVWRRRLRSDAVERALLLVSPLVVVGFLPQLLRVEPWVNRHEILLPLVLALALGTEVLAYHSLGLVPGRVLELLDRLRGKLPGFWKKHGPLILVVLAALGYAAFMSFYNIRWHQKLRTHNFDLSIDNNLIFRALHGYHMESTVTHGNSPGAYLAAHAKLGQYVILPVYALFPRPETLMVLQGTLLGLGALPLYGFARRHVSDWTAAAVSLAYLVYYPLHCNNFVESKYLSLACFFILATFWAVERKKWLLFPLAFVAALVMREDIPVGLAVGGVFLLLTGHRPKSGTLIALISVGWFLYLRSRMDKAGSWWFPGMYKGLWATGEEGYSSVLKTVLTNPLFVLNEVLEKEKLVYLMHMLVPLVLLPARRWQLWAAFIPGTALTLFVTDYKPIQGFSFQYVMHWIPYLFLAAPLALAAMTKDGPTGPRRAHAAVVAMAFASLVLSYQYGAFARRPNSVRGGYFQIDFTFSAEERQRYADLKRVIGDVPPQASVVASENVGPHVSSRTHMYAMRRGLYDAEYIAIARTELDFEQTRKLLTEAAKSGAYGVVQRAGDFALLKKGADASGNAALIQEWKL; encoded by the coding sequence TTGCCCGACGAAGTCCCGCTCCTGACCCGCTTCGCACGCGTCGCGACGCTGGGCGCAGTCCTCTCCGTCGCGTTGACGACCGCGGCGCTGTTCGCCTTCGGCAAGGACTGGGTCCCGAAGTTCATCTCGGGCAACGAGCTCGAGATGGCGCACCGCATGCGCCTGATCCGCTGGACCCTCGGGGCCGCGGGTGTGGGTGCGCTGTTTGCCGTCATCGCCGAGCTCGTCGTCTGGCGACGACGCCTTCGCAGTGACGCCGTCGAGCGCGCGCTATTGCTGGTTAGCCCGCTCGTCGTCGTGGGCTTCCTGCCGCAGCTTCTCCGCGTCGAACCCTGGGTCAATCGCCACGAGATCTTGCTGCCGCTGGTGCTGGCGCTCGCGCTCGGGACCGAGGTCCTCGCCTATCACAGCCTGGGTTTGGTGCCGGGTCGCGTGCTCGAGTTGCTCGACCGGTTGCGCGGGAAGCTACCGGGCTTCTGGAAGAAACACGGCCCGCTCATCCTCGTCGTGCTTGCGGCCCTCGGCTACGCGGCGTTCATGAGCTTCTACAACATCCGCTGGCACCAGAAGCTCAGGACCCACAACTTCGATCTCTCGATCGACAACAACCTGATCTTCCGCGCGCTCCACGGCTACCACATGGAGAGCACGGTCACCCACGGCAACTCGCCCGGCGCGTACCTGGCAGCGCACGCCAAGCTCGGGCAGTACGTCATCTTGCCGGTCTACGCGCTCTTCCCCAGACCCGAGACGCTGATGGTGCTCCAGGGCACGCTGCTGGGGCTCGGCGCGCTGCCGCTCTACGGGTTTGCGCGGCGCCACGTCTCGGACTGGACGGCCGCCGCCGTGTCGCTGGCGTACCTCGTGTACTACCCGCTCCACTGCAACAACTTCGTGGAGTCGAAGTACCTGTCGCTGGCGTGTTTCTTCATCCTGGCCACGTTCTGGGCGGTCGAACGCAAGAAATGGCTGCTCTTCCCGCTGGCCTTCGTGGCCGCGCTCGTGATGCGCGAGGACATTCCGGTGGGGCTGGCGGTCGGCGGTGTGTTCCTGCTCCTCACCGGCCATCGTCCGAAGAGCGGCACTTTGATCGCGCTGATCTCCGTCGGCTGGTTTCTCTACCTGCGCTCGCGCATGGACAAGGCCGGCAGCTGGTGGTTTCCGGGCATGTACAAGGGCCTGTGGGCCACCGGCGAAGAGGGCTACAGCAGTGTGCTGAAGACGGTGCTGACGAACCCGCTGTTCGTCCTGAACGAGGTGCTCGAGAAGGAAAAGCTCGTGTACTTGATGCACATGCTGGTGCCGCTGGTGCTCTTGCCGGCGCGGCGCTGGCAGCTCTGGGCGGCCTTCATTCCCGGCACAGCCCTCACGCTCTTCGTCACCGATTACAAACCCATCCAGGGGTTCTCGTTCCAGTACGTCATGCACTGGATCCCGTATTTGTTCCTGGCGGCGCCCCTGGCCCTGGCCGCCATGACAAAGGACGGACCGACCGGGCCGCGGCGGGCTCACGCCGCCGTGGTGGCCATGGCGTTCGCGAGCTTGGTGCTCTCGTACCAGTACGGCGCGTTCGCGAGGCGCCCCAACAGCGTGCGAGGCGGGTACTTCCAGATCGATTTCACCTTCAGCGCGGAAGAACGCCAGCGTTACGCCGATCTGAAGCGGGTGATCGGCGACGTTCCCCCGCAGGCCTCGGTCGTCGCCAGCGAAAACGTCGGGCCCCACGTCTCTTCCCGCACTCACATGTACGCGATGCGGCGCGGGCTCTACGACGCGGAGTACATCGCAATCGCCCGCACCGAGCTCGACTTCGAACAGACCCGCAAGCTGCTGACGGAGGCGGCGAAGAGCGGCGCCTACGGTGTGGTCCAGCGTGCCGGTGACTTCGCGCTGCTGAAGAAGGGCGCGGACGCCAGCGGAAACGCGGCGTTGATTCAGGAGTGGAAGCTCTGA
- a CDS encoding NAD-dependent epimerase/dehydratase family protein, translating into MANTENLAIVTGAAGWLGRRLTDVLANGLESKAHRGRFTPRDVRALVLPGEDADGVRKLSDKIQVVVGDIQNPDDCKKLLDGAKGATVFHAAGIIHPKRVSEFRAVNVVGTGNVLDAAIAAGVRRAVIVSSNSPIGVNPSNDHLFDESSPYNPYMGYGRSKMEMELQVKELQKQGRIETTLIRPPWFYGPYQPPRQTLFFEMIRDGKGPVVGGGENRRSMAYIDNLCQGLLLAGEVERANGETYWIADDKPYRMNEVLDTIERLLESEYSIPCAHKRLRLPGLASKIAYLVDFALQSVGLYHQKFHVLSEMNKTIACSVEKAKKELGYAPEVALEEGMRRSLGWCIDQGLLGPRKG; encoded by the coding sequence ATGGCAAACACCGAGAACCTCGCGATCGTCACGGGCGCCGCCGGCTGGCTGGGTCGCCGGTTGACCGACGTCCTGGCCAACGGCCTCGAGTCCAAAGCCCACCGCGGGCGCTTCACACCACGCGACGTGCGCGCCCTGGTCTTGCCGGGCGAGGACGCCGACGGCGTGCGCAAGCTGTCGGACAAGATCCAGGTCGTCGTGGGCGACATCCAGAACCCCGACGACTGCAAGAAGCTGCTGGACGGCGCCAAGGGCGCCACCGTGTTCCACGCGGCGGGCATCATCCACCCGAAGCGCGTGAGCGAGTTCCGCGCGGTCAACGTCGTCGGCACCGGCAACGTGCTCGACGCCGCCATTGCGGCCGGCGTACGGCGCGCGGTGATCGTCTCGTCGAACTCCCCGATTGGTGTGAACCCGTCGAACGATCACCTGTTCGACGAGAGCTCTCCGTACAACCCCTACATGGGCTATGGGCGCTCGAAGATGGAGATGGAGCTCCAGGTGAAGGAGCTCCAGAAACAAGGTCGCATCGAGACGACGCTGATCCGTCCACCCTGGTTCTACGGTCCGTACCAGCCGCCGCGGCAGACGCTGTTCTTCGAGATGATCCGCGACGGCAAGGGTCCGGTGGTCGGCGGCGGCGAGAACCGGCGTTCGATGGCCTACATCGACAACCTCTGCCAGGGGCTCCTGCTCGCTGGAGAGGTCGAGCGCGCCAACGGCGAGACCTACTGGATCGCCGACGACAAACCCTATCGTATGAACGAGGTGCTCGACACCATCGAGCGTCTGCTCGAGAGCGAGTACTCGATCCCTTGCGCGCACAAACGCCTGCGCCTACCCGGGCTCGCCAGCAAGATTGCTTACCTGGTCGACTTTGCGCTGCAGAGTGTCGGGCTCTATCACCAGAAGTTCCACGTGCTCTCGGAGATGAACAAAACCATCGCGTGCAGCGTCGAGAAGGCCAAGAAAGAGCTCGGTTACGCTCCCGAGGTGGCGCTCGAAGAGGGCATGCGGCGCAGCCTCGGCTGGTGCATCGATCAAGGGCTGCTCGGCCCGCGCAAAGGCTGA
- a CDS encoding NAD-dependent epimerase/dehydratase family protein, with product MKTLVTGGSGYFGEVVVQRLLERGDSVRVFDRVDNNDRPKHVELVRGDVRDRSAVRRALEGVEVVHHNVAQVPLAKDRDEFWSVNVDGTHIVLEEAVRAGARKVVLVSSSAIYGVPARNPVNEDTEPSPREAYGRAKLAGEDYAKRVISQGLSVSIVRPRTILGHGRLGIFQILFEWVRKSRPLYLLGDGHNRYQFVHADDLAAACLLADARTENDVLLCGTDRFGTMRELLTGLVRHAGSNSRVRSLPFGPTQLAMKLTSKLGVSPLGDYHSLMYGREMYFDITSTSERLSWTPKYSNAEMIAESYDWYVEHREEVLTREGASHHRSPVKLGVLKLLERLP from the coding sequence ATGAAGACTCTCGTCACGGGCGGTTCGGGTTATTTCGGTGAGGTCGTCGTTCAGCGCTTGCTCGAGCGGGGTGACTCGGTGCGCGTGTTCGACCGCGTGGACAACAACGACCGTCCGAAACACGTGGAGCTGGTCCGGGGCGACGTGCGCGATCGGAGCGCCGTGCGGCGCGCCCTCGAAGGGGTCGAGGTGGTGCATCACAACGTGGCGCAGGTGCCGCTCGCCAAGGACCGCGACGAGTTCTGGTCGGTGAACGTCGACGGCACGCACATCGTGCTCGAAGAGGCGGTGCGGGCCGGAGCGCGCAAGGTCGTGCTCGTGTCGTCGAGCGCCATCTACGGCGTCCCGGCGCGGAACCCGGTGAATGAAGACACCGAGCCCAGTCCTCGGGAGGCCTACGGCCGCGCCAAGCTCGCGGGGGAGGACTACGCCAAGCGGGTCATCTCCCAGGGCCTCAGCGTGAGCATCGTGCGCCCGCGCACGATCTTGGGCCACGGCCGCCTGGGAATTTTCCAGATCTTGTTCGAGTGGGTGCGAAAGAGCCGTCCGCTCTACCTGCTGGGCGACGGGCACAATCGCTACCAGTTCGTGCACGCGGACGACCTGGCGGCGGCCTGCCTGTTGGCGGACGCGCGGACCGAGAACGACGTGCTGCTCTGCGGCACCGATCGTTTTGGCACGATGCGGGAGCTCTTGACGGGCCTGGTGCGACACGCGGGCTCGAACAGCCGTGTGCGCTCGCTGCCGTTTGGGCCGACGCAGCTCGCGATGAAGCTCACGAGCAAACTCGGTGTTTCGCCCCTCGGGGACTACCACTCGCTGATGTACGGCCGCGAGATGTACTTCGACATCACATCGACCTCGGAGCGCCTGAGCTGGACGCCCAAATACAGCAACGCCGAGATGATCGCCGAGAGTTACGACTGGTACGTCGAGCACCGCGAAGAGGTGCTGACTCGTGAGGGCGCCTCCCACCATCGGTCCCCGGTGAAGCTGGGAGTGTTGAAGCTGCTGGAGCGGCTGCCGTAG
- a CDS encoding HAMP domain-containing histidine kinase: MLQRPSSQIRTRDFAALGLAVLLPLVFAALVGYRALVNESAARQREVEVEIGATARQLRTKLLDEIDASSARLSKAELPAEPGTALQEIERAMPTFAVAFVMGSDGTLRLPAPAELSEPNAECDESARRISLRLDDAEREKLAQKLVNDCPDVRSVSGRYLLPALVFDGLTNVDGARFSSWLEKHAASLSAAERSATEHALSTVPWLDANGKARALDLLRGQSSDRDELTRKLADTAARRAVTQLDSETPISKWNSDGAVGVLRRIDDKLIAGFLVTPRALGRAAPSFPLPAQLVIAPSEPSGPHAAAELAQGLTLVVGLADPRHVERLTSESRRWLVSSALLLAALALVFGGVALSRVRAARRLSELRTDFVSTVSHELRTPIASVSMLAELLEQGRVEESERAEVHQALAKEARRLGETVDRLLGFSRMSAGRSTTSRRELRLADPVRESLAAFEERHPGVVVERAIDGELSLVADADQIRLAVDNLLANAIKYAPDGQPYRVSVEARGKDALISVADRGPGVAPRDRKRIFEPFERADDRLSRATEGSGIGLGLVRHVAEAHGGRAWVEANPDSDQGARFVVALPRGVA, encoded by the coding sequence GTGCTGCAACGCCCCAGCTCCCAGATCAGAACCCGCGATTTTGCGGCGCTCGGGCTCGCCGTCCTTTTACCGCTCGTGTTTGCCGCTCTGGTGGGGTACCGCGCGCTGGTCAACGAGTCCGCCGCCCGACAGCGTGAGGTCGAGGTCGAGATCGGCGCGACCGCGCGCCAGTTGCGCACGAAGCTGCTCGACGAGATCGATGCCTCGAGCGCACGCCTGTCCAAGGCCGAGCTTCCCGCGGAGCCCGGCACGGCTCTGCAGGAGATCGAGCGGGCAATGCCGACGTTCGCCGTGGCCTTTGTCATGGGCAGCGACGGCACGTTGCGGCTTCCAGCCCCCGCAGAGCTCAGTGAGCCCAACGCGGAGTGCGACGAGTCCGCACGCCGGATCTCGCTGCGTCTGGACGATGCCGAACGCGAGAAGCTCGCGCAGAAACTCGTGAACGACTGCCCGGACGTGCGCTCGGTGAGCGGCCGTTATCTGCTGCCGGCCCTCGTCTTCGATGGTCTGACCAACGTGGATGGCGCACGCTTCTCGAGTTGGCTCGAGAAACACGCCGCCTCGCTCAGCGCGGCCGAACGGAGCGCGACCGAACACGCACTCTCCACGGTGCCCTGGCTCGACGCGAACGGAAAGGCCCGCGCTCTGGACCTGCTGCGGGGCCAGAGCTCCGACCGTGACGAGCTCACGCGAAAGCTGGCGGACACCGCGGCGCGCCGCGCGGTCACTCAGCTCGACAGCGAGACCCCGATCAGCAAGTGGAACAGCGACGGCGCAGTCGGGGTTCTGCGTCGCATCGATGACAAACTGATCGCCGGGTTCCTCGTCACCCCGCGGGCGCTCGGCCGCGCAGCGCCCTCTTTCCCGCTCCCGGCACAGCTCGTCATCGCGCCGAGTGAGCCCAGCGGCCCGCACGCCGCCGCCGAGCTCGCCCAGGGACTCACGCTGGTGGTCGGGCTCGCCGATCCGCGCCACGTCGAACGATTGACGTCCGAGAGCCGGCGCTGGCTCGTTTCGTCGGCGCTGCTGCTGGCGGCGCTGGCCCTTGTGTTCGGGGGTGTGGCGCTATCACGAGTGCGAGCGGCGCGCCGCTTGAGCGAGCTGCGCACCGATTTCGTGTCCACCGTGTCGCACGAGCTACGCACCCCCATCGCGTCCGTCTCGATGCTGGCCGAGCTGCTCGAGCAGGGGCGCGTCGAAGAGTCCGAACGCGCCGAGGTCCACCAGGCGCTGGCCAAAGAAGCGCGTCGCCTGGGCGAGACCGTCGATCGACTGCTCGGCTTCAGTCGCATGTCCGCCGGCCGCTCGACCACCTCGCGCCGAGAGCTGCGCCTCGCGGATCCGGTCCGAGAGTCCCTCGCTGCCTTCGAAGAGCGTCACCCTGGGGTGGTAGTGGAGCGCGCAATCGACGGAGAGCTCTCTCTCGTCGCCGACGCGGATCAAATCCGGCTGGCGGTCGACAACCTGCTCGCCAACGCCATCAAGTACGCGCCCGACGGACAGCCCTACCGCGTTTCCGTCGAAGCTCGCGGGAAGGACGCCCTGATCTCGGTCGCGGATCGGGGGCCGGGCGTCGCGCCCCGGGATCGCAAACGTATCTTCGAGCCGTTCGAGCGGGCCGACGATCGGCTCAGTCGCGCCACCGAGGGCAGCGGCATCGGCCTCGGTCTCGTGCGACACGTCGCCGAGGCTCACGGCGGCCGCGCGTGGGTCGAGGCCAACCCGGATTCTGACCAGGGCGCACGTTTCGTTGTCGCGCTCCCACGAGGCGTGGCATGA
- a CDS encoding response regulator transcription factor: MTRNVGIQESVLVVEDDASLRLGLEKTLRSEGYRVRVASTGSDGLESALAEPPDLVLLDLMLPNMNGFEVLQELRARNVELPVIILTAKGSEEDKVRGLALGADDYVVKPFGVMELLARVDAQLRRKRLARSTLSTLTLDEVTVDFAGHRATRAGEPLEMTSLELKLLAYFVEHEGALLPRQRILDAVWGADYFGTDRTVDNFINRLRQKLEADPKNPRFLHTLRGAGYRFERPVKKP, from the coding sequence ATGACCCGAAACGTGGGCATTCAAGAGTCGGTGCTCGTGGTCGAGGATGATGCGAGCCTGCGCCTGGGTCTGGAAAAAACGCTGCGCTCGGAGGGCTACCGGGTTCGCGTCGCGAGCACCGGTAGCGACGGCCTCGAGTCCGCCCTGGCAGAGCCGCCCGATCTCGTGCTGCTCGACCTGATGCTCCCGAACATGAACGGCTTCGAGGTCTTGCAGGAGCTGCGCGCGCGCAACGTCGAGCTCCCGGTCATCATCCTCACCGCCAAGGGCTCGGAAGAGGACAAGGTCCGCGGCCTGGCCCTCGGCGCCGACGACTACGTGGTCAAACCGTTCGGGGTGATGGAGCTGCTCGCCCGAGTCGACGCCCAGCTGCGCAGAAAACGCCTCGCTCGTTCGACGCTGAGCACCCTCACCCTGGATGAGGTGACCGTCGATTTTGCAGGCCATCGCGCAACCCGCGCTGGTGAACCGCTCGAGATGACCTCCCTCGAGCTCAAGCTGCTCGCGTACTTCGTCGAGCACGAAGGCGCGCTCTTGCCGCGGCAGCGCATCCTCGATGCGGTCTGGGGCGCGGACTACTTCGGCACCGATCGCACGGTCGACAACTTCATCAACCGTCTTCGGCAGAAACTGGAAGCCGATCCGAAAAACCCGCGCTTCTTGCACACACTCCGGGGTGCTGGTTACCGCTTCGAGCGCCCGGTGAAGAAACCATGA